The sequence GGGGGTAATCGACCACCGATTAAACCATCTATCACTGGACCAGCAACAGGGAAAATAAATGTCACCATAGCGTATAATTTCACGACCATAGACCCTGATGGAGATGAAGTAAGCTATTATATTGACTGGGGTGATGGAACATATAATGGTTGGACAAGTTTTGTACCTTCTGGAACCACAGTAACATTAACACATACTTGGGGGAAAAGAGGGACATACTTAATCCGTGCTAAAGCAAAAGATGTTTATGGTGCTGAGAGCGAATGGGGTACACTTGTAGTTAAAATGCCGATAGTTCAACAAAACATCCTAATAAATAATCAGCAAATTCCAAGTTATCAACAAAGTGGTCAGCAATTACATAGTTCATTTTTACTAAAAATTTTTGAACAATTGCAAAATCTTTGATAAACTGGTTATTACCTAAGAAAAAAATGATTCAGTATAATAATTATTAAAATCAGGTTTTATTCATTTTCAAATCAATCCTGTTTGTAATAACA comes from Candidatus Thermoplasmatota archaeon and encodes:
- a CDS encoding PKD domain-containing protein, whose protein sequence is GGNRPPIKPSITGPATGKINVTIAYNFTTIDPDGDEVSYYIDWGDGTYNGWTSFVPSGTTVTLTHTWGKRGTYLIRAKAKDVYGAESEWGTLVVKMPIVQQNILINNQQIPSYQQSGQQLHSSFLLKIFEQLQNL